One genomic window of Pseudomonadota bacterium includes the following:
- the nusB gene encoding transcription antitermination factor NusB, giving the protein MGLRRDGRVAAVQLLYDLDTRADFALVETVLEQHFAHHGGEIDPIARAFAEQLCRGVVARRAEIDGLIERASPNWRVVRMSRVDRNVLRVATFELLSAAPDAPPQVVLDEAVEIGKAYGSSESRAFINGVLDRLLHALPARADLPSSASR; this is encoded by the coding sequence ATGGGTCTGCGACGCGACGGAAGGGTGGCGGCCGTGCAGCTGCTCTATGATCTCGACACACGCGCGGACTTCGCGCTGGTCGAGACGGTGCTCGAGCAGCACTTCGCCCATCATGGCGGCGAGATCGATCCGATCGCGCGCGCCTTCGCCGAGCAGCTCTGCCGCGGGGTGGTCGCGCGGCGGGCCGAGATCGATGGGCTGATCGAGCGCGCGTCGCCGAACTGGCGCGTGGTGCGGATGAGTCGCGTTGACCGCAACGTCCTGCGCGTCGCGACCTTCGAGCTCTTGAGCGCGGCGCCCGACGCGCCGCCGCAGGTCGTCTTGGATGAGGCGGTGGAGATCGGCAAGGCCTACGGTAGCAGCGAATCGCGCGCCTTCATCAACGGCGTTCTCGACCGCCTCTTGCACGCGCTGCCGGCGCGCGCCGACCTCCCGTCGAGCGCGTCGCGCTAG
- a CDS encoding 6,7-dimethyl-8-ribityllumazine synthase produces MARVFEGKLAAAGLRLAIVAGRFNALITDRLVEGALDAVRRTGGDAEAVEVYRTPGAFEIPAVAQRLAASGRFEAVICLGAVIRGDTPHHEHIASEVTKGVAQVQLETGIPIGFGVMTPDTLEQALERAGSKGGNKGFEAALAAIEMADLFRQLDGANPTAG; encoded by the coding sequence ATGGCACGCGTGTTTGAGGGGAAGCTGGCCGCGGCTGGCCTGCGGCTGGCGATCGTGGCTGGGCGCTTCAACGCATTGATCACCGATCGCTTGGTCGAGGGCGCGCTCGACGCCGTGCGGCGCACCGGCGGCGACGCGGAGGCGGTGGAGGTCTATCGGACGCCGGGCGCCTTCGAGATCCCCGCGGTGGCGCAGCGCCTCGCGGCGAGCGGACGCTTCGAGGCGGTGATTTGCCTCGGCGCGGTGATTCGCGGCGACACGCCGCACCACGAGCACATCGCCAGCGAGGTGACCAAGGGCGTGGCTCAGGTGCAGCTCGAGACCGGGATTCCGATCGGCTTTGGGGTGATGACGCCGGACACGCTGGAGCAGGCGCTCGAGCGTGCCGGGAGCAAGGGCGGCAATAAGGGCTTCGAGGCGGCATTGGCAGCCATCGAGATGGCCGACCTCTTTCGCCAGCTCGACGGCGCCAACCCGACCGCCGGCTGA
- the ribB gene encoding 3,4-dihydroxy-2-butanone-4-phosphate synthase translates to MVLEVEQAVEQLRAGRQVILVDDEDRENEGDLCMVAEKVRAEDVAFMACHGRGLICLTMTADRLRRLRLPPMAERNESRFGTCFHVSVEAREGVTTGISAADRARTIRAAVAADAQPHDLVTPGHVMTIGAREGGVLVRSGQTEGSVDLARLAGFEPAGVICEIMKDDGTMARRPDLERFARQHGLGILTIAQLIEHRLQREQQLRCVAETRAVPAGLEREFRMCVYAAAVGGVQFVALVLGQPKPDEVVLVRMHRASLLNDVLGVERGPGASKNLRALRLIEEAGCGVFVYVLPEHVDLGEQVRHFEAARTFERADPGQPPQLPELRELGLGAQLLRQLGLSRIRLMTDNPRRIVGLSGYGLNVVERVGLNRQ, encoded by the coding sequence CTGGTGCTCGAGGTCGAGCAGGCCGTCGAGCAGCTTCGGGCCGGCCGACAGGTGATTCTCGTCGACGACGAGGATCGTGAGAACGAAGGCGATCTCTGCATGGTGGCCGAAAAGGTCAGGGCCGAGGATGTCGCCTTCATGGCCTGCCACGGGCGCGGGTTGATCTGCCTGACGATGACCGCCGACCGCCTGCGACGCCTGCGGCTGCCGCCGATGGCCGAGCGCAACGAGTCACGCTTCGGCACTTGCTTTCATGTCAGCGTCGAGGCCCGCGAGGGCGTCACGACGGGTATCTCGGCGGCGGATCGTGCGCGCACGATCCGCGCGGCAGTGGCCGCCGACGCCCAACCGCACGATCTCGTGACGCCGGGCCACGTGATGACGATCGGCGCGCGCGAGGGCGGGGTGTTGGTACGCAGCGGGCAGACCGAGGGCTCCGTCGACCTGGCGCGTCTGGCGGGCTTCGAGCCGGCGGGCGTCATCTGCGAGATCATGAAGGACGATGGCACGATGGCGCGGCGTCCCGACCTCGAGCGCTTCGCGCGGCAGCACGGGCTCGGCATCCTGACGATCGCGCAGCTGATCGAGCATCGCCTGCAGCGTGAGCAGCAGCTCCGCTGCGTCGCTGAGACGCGGGCCGTGCCCGCGGGGCTCGAGCGCGAGTTTCGGATGTGCGTCTATGCGGCAGCGGTCGGCGGGGTGCAGTTCGTGGCCCTGGTGTTGGGGCAGCCGAAGCCCGACGAGGTGGTGCTCGTGCGGATGCATCGAGCCTCCCTGCTCAATGACGTGCTCGGCGTCGAGCGCGGCCCGGGCGCCAGCAAGAACCTGCGCGCGCTGCGGCTGATCGAGGAGGCGGGCTGCGGGGTCTTTGTCTACGTCTTGCCGGAGCACGTGGATCTTGGCGAGCAGGTGCGACACTTCGAAGCGGCGCGCACCTTCGAGCGCGCCGATCCGGGCCAGCCGCCGCAGTTGCCGGAGCTGCGCGAGCTCGGGCTCGGGGCGCAACTATTGCGGCAGTTGGGCTTGTCTCGCATCCGGCTGATGACCGACAATCCGCGCCGGATCGTCGGGCTTTCGGGCTACGGGCTGAACGTGGTCGAACGTGTCGGGCTCAATCGCCAATAG
- a CDS encoding riboflavin synthase: MFTGLIQDVGSVLALLPQADGCALTISTRLAAGLKSGDSLAVNGVCLTVGAPKEGRVSATVVAETLRRSTLGALRVGARVNLEPALRVGDVLGGHLVQGHVDDRGTVLAQGPRDGGWELRIGAAPELLRYVAAKGSITVDGVSLTVARLDACDFSVALVPHTLEATVLGDRRVGAAVNLEVDILAKYVERLLGGLAAGGSGVARFDQAWLREQGY; the protein is encoded by the coding sequence ATGTTCACCGGGCTGATCCAGGACGTGGGGAGCGTGCTCGCGCTCTTGCCGCAAGCTGACGGCTGCGCGCTGACGATCAGCACGCGGCTGGCGGCGGGGCTGAAGAGCGGCGATAGCCTGGCCGTCAACGGTGTCTGCTTGACCGTGGGCGCCCCGAAGGAGGGGCGCGTCAGCGCCACCGTGGTCGCCGAAACGCTGCGACGTTCGACGCTCGGCGCGCTGCGGGTCGGCGCTCGCGTCAATCTCGAGCCCGCGCTGCGGGTCGGCGACGTCCTCGGTGGCCACCTGGTCCAGGGGCATGTCGATGACCGCGGCACGGTCCTGGCGCAGGGGCCGCGCGACGGAGGCTGGGAGCTGCGGATCGGCGCCGCGCCGGAGCTGCTGCGTTATGTCGCGGCAAAAGGGTCGATCACCGTCGACGGCGTCAGTCTGACGGTGGCGCGCCTCGACGCCTGTGATTTCAGCGTCGCGTTGGTGCCGCATACGCTGGAGGCGACCGTCCTCGGCGATCGACGGGTCGGCGCGGCGGTCAACCTCGAGGTCGATATTCTCGCCAAATACGTCGAACGCCTCCTTGGCGGGCTGGCGGCGGGCGGCAGCGGTGTTGCGCGCTTCGACCAGGCATGGCTACGTGAACAGGGCTATTGA
- the ribD gene encoding bifunctional diaminohydroxyphosphoribosylaminopyrimidine deaminase/5-amino-6-(5-phosphoribosylamino)uracil reductase RibD codes for MPSRGADAVERDARLMRLALALAARARGRTSPNPLVGALLVDGDEVVGRGYHRRVGSPHAEVEALRRAGARARGAELFVNLEPCCHHGRTPPCVEAIVAAGVRRVVVGMIDPHPLVHGRGLRALRRAGLEVRCGVLAEDCEALNRAFVKRVSSGRPLVTLKTAMTLDGRVAARSGDARWITGPVARAAAHRLRDAQDAVMVGVGTVLRDDPLLNVRGLRGGRDPLRVVVDSRLRTPPSAALVQLTRRSSAATWIVTTRAGAADAERVRALERAGASVIVVASQRGRVKLAALLALLAERGCCSLLVEGGPTLAGALWRQRLVDELVCFVAPKLLGDAEALPLLLGVGPVARVAQAVELERLRMRRLGVDLEISGRVAWPAG; via the coding sequence ATGCCCTCGCGCGGCGCGGACGCGGTCGAGCGCGACGCCCGGCTGATGCGGCTGGCGCTGGCGCTCGCCGCCCGGGCGCGGGGCCGCACGAGCCCCAATCCCCTCGTTGGCGCCCTGCTGGTCGATGGCGACGAGGTGGTCGGCCGTGGATATCATCGGCGCGTGGGCAGTCCCCACGCGGAGGTGGAGGCCCTGCGCCGGGCGGGCGCCCGCGCCCGCGGGGCCGAGCTCTTCGTCAACCTGGAGCCCTGCTGCCATCACGGACGCACGCCGCCCTGCGTCGAGGCGATCGTGGCGGCGGGGGTGCGGCGGGTCGTCGTCGGGATGATCGATCCACATCCCCTCGTGCATGGGCGCGGCCTGCGGGCGCTGCGCCGCGCGGGCCTCGAGGTGAGGTGCGGCGTCCTGGCGGAGGACTGCGAGGCGCTCAATCGCGCCTTCGTCAAGCGCGTCTCCTCCGGTCGTCCGCTGGTCACGCTGAAGACGGCGATGACACTCGACGGCCGGGTGGCGGCGCGTAGCGGCGACGCCCGCTGGATCACGGGGCCCGTCGCCCGCGCGGCGGCGCATCGGCTGCGCGACGCGCAGGACGCGGTGATGGTCGGGGTGGGCACGGTGCTCAGAGATGATCCGCTGCTCAACGTGCGCGGCCTCCGCGGCGGTCGCGATCCGCTGCGCGTGGTCGTCGACAGCCGCCTGCGTACGCCGCCGAGCGCCGCCCTGGTGCAGTTGACGCGGCGCTCGAGCGCCGCCACCTGGATCGTCACGACCCGGGCGGGCGCCGCCGACGCCGAGCGTGTCCGGGCGCTCGAGCGGGCCGGCGCGAGCGTGATCGTGGTTGCGTCGCAGCGCGGACGGGTCAAACTCGCCGCGCTCTTGGCCTTGCTCGCCGAGCGGGGCTGCTGCTCGCTGCTGGTCGAGGGCGGACCGACGCTGGCGGGCGCGTTGTGGCGCCAGCGCCTGGTGGACGAGCTGGTGTGCTTCGTCGCGCCCAAGCTGCTCGGTGACGCGGAGGCGCTGCCCTTGCTCCTGGGGGTCGGTCCCGTCGCCCGCGTGGCGCAGGCCGTGGAGCTTGAGCGGCTGCGGATGCGTCGGCTCGGCGTGGACCTCGAGATCAGCGGCCGCGTGGCGTGGCCAGCGGGCTAA
- the fabF gene encoding beta-ketoacyl-ACP synthase II translates to MSRRVVITGIGLVTPVGIGIDVAWPALLRGQSGAAPITLFDTKEFVTTFGCEVKDFDPTVWIDKRLSKTLDRFTQFALAAAELARADAGLEFGEDEADQVGVFVGAGLGGVSTLEETHSLLLERGPRRMSPYFVPAIIVNIAPGHISIRYGARGPNLSQVSACSSGAHAIGDAYRCIERGDADVMFAGGTEATITPLGVGGFNAAKALSRRNDDPQRASRPFDAERDGFVIGEGAGIVILELLERAKQRGAPIYAELAGYGLNGDAHHITAPSPGGRGAQRCMQMALRSARLDPSDIGYINAHGTSTRMNDAIETQAIKAVFGDHAPRMAVSSTKSMTGHLLGAAGGVETSITALALARGIIPPTINYEHPDPDCDLDYVPNQPRELQVEAALSNSFGFGGTNACLILKRYTGD, encoded by the coding sequence ATGAGTCGGCGCGTGGTAATCACAGGGATCGGGCTGGTGACGCCGGTCGGCATCGGTATCGATGTGGCGTGGCCGGCGTTGCTGCGGGGGCAGTCCGGCGCGGCGCCGATCACCCTCTTTGACACCAAGGAGTTCGTGACCACCTTCGGGTGCGAGGTCAAGGACTTCGATCCGACCGTCTGGATCGACAAGCGGCTGTCCAAGACGCTCGATCGCTTCACGCAGTTCGCGTTGGCCGCGGCGGAGTTGGCGCGTGCCGACGCCGGGCTCGAGTTTGGCGAGGACGAGGCCGATCAGGTCGGCGTCTTCGTCGGAGCCGGGCTCGGTGGCGTCAGCACCCTCGAGGAGACGCACAGCCTGCTGCTCGAGCGCGGGCCGCGGCGGATGTCGCCCTACTTCGTTCCAGCGATCATCGTCAACATTGCGCCAGGTCACATCTCGATCCGCTACGGGGCGCGCGGGCCGAACCTCAGTCAGGTCTCGGCCTGCAGCAGCGGCGCCCACGCGATCGGCGACGCCTACCGCTGCATCGAGCGCGGGGACGCCGACGTAATGTTCGCCGGTGGGACCGAGGCGACCATTACGCCGCTGGGCGTCGGCGGCTTCAACGCGGCCAAGGCGCTCTCCCGCCGTAATGACGACCCGCAGCGCGCCAGTCGCCCCTTCGACGCCGAGCGCGACGGGTTCGTGATCGGTGAGGGCGCCGGGATCGTCATCCTCGAGCTGCTCGAGCGTGCCAAGCAACGTGGCGCCCCGATTTATGCCGAGCTCGCCGGGTACGGACTCAACGGCGATGCCCACCACATCACCGCCCCGTCGCCGGGGGGCCGCGGCGCCCAGCGTTGCATGCAAATGGCGCTGCGCTCGGCGCGGCTCGATCCGAGCGACATCGGGTACATCAACGCGCATGGCACCTCGACGCGGATGAACGACGCGATCGAGACGCAGGCGATCAAGGCGGTCTTTGGCGACCACGCCCCTCGGATGGCGGTGAGCTCGACCAAGTCGATGACGGGGCACCTGCTTGGCGCCGCCGGGGGCGTCGAGACCTCGATCACCGCCCTGGCGTTGGCGCGCGGCATCATCCCGCCGACCATCAACTACGAGCATCCGGACCCCGACTGCGACCTCGACTACGTGCCGAACCAGCCCCGTGAGCTGCAGGTGGAGGCCGCGCTGAGCAACAGCTTCGGCTTCGGCGGCACCAACGCCTGTTTGATCCTCAAGCGCTACACTGGCGACTGA
- the acpP gene encoding acyl carrier protein — translation MSDDITKKVIDIISKQLEIEPDKIRAEASFTDDLKADSLAVVELVLALEETFGVEIPDEDTEKIRTVQDAISYIQNHAK, via the coding sequence ATGAGCGACGATATCACCAAGAAAGTGATCGACATCATCAGCAAGCAGCTAGAGATCGAGCCGGATAAGATCCGCGCCGAGGCGTCGTTCACCGATGACCTCAAGGCGGATTCGCTGGCGGTGGTCGAGCTGGTGCTGGCACTCGAGGAGACCTTCGGCGTCGAGATCCCGGACGAGGATACGGAGAAGATCCGCACCGTCCAGGACGCGATTAGCTACATCCAGAACCACGCCAAGTAG
- a CDS encoding 3-oxoacyl-ACP reductase FabG yields the protein MSPEQEVVLTASSKDLEGRTALVTGGAQGIGLETAKLLAAAGARLAICDLAESGEAALQAVGGTAAYFRCDVSDADAVERTVAAVVERFGTLDILVNNAGIAIDGLLLRLKREDWARTLDINLSGAFYFCKAAARHLLKARSGGRIVNISSVVGEQGNAGQVAYSASKAGLIGLTRSLARELAGRGVTVNAVAPGFIATRMTDDHVQGENRERLVAAIPLGRIGEPRDVADAVRFLCGPGAAYITGQVLRVNGGLYM from the coding sequence ATGAGCCCCGAGCAGGAGGTCGTGTTGACGGCGAGCAGCAAGGACCTCGAGGGGCGCACGGCGCTGGTGACCGGCGGAGCCCAGGGCATCGGGCTCGAGACGGCGAAGCTGCTGGCGGCAGCGGGCGCGCGACTGGCGATCTGTGACCTCGCCGAGAGCGGCGAGGCAGCGCTGCAGGCGGTCGGCGGCACGGCCGCGTATTTCCGCTGCGATGTCTCCGACGCGGACGCGGTAGAGCGCACCGTCGCCGCGGTGGTCGAGCGCTTTGGCACGCTCGATATCCTCGTCAACAACGCGGGGATCGCGATCGACGGGCTCTTGCTGCGGCTGAAGCGCGAGGATTGGGCGCGCACGCTCGATATCAATCTGAGCGGCGCCTTCTATTTCTGCAAGGCGGCCGCGCGGCACCTGCTCAAGGCGCGCAGCGGGGGTCGGATCGTCAACATATCCTCGGTCGTCGGCGAGCAGGGCAACGCCGGCCAGGTGGCTTATTCAGCCTCCAAGGCCGGGCTGATCGGGCTCACTCGCAGTCTGGCCCGCGAGCTCGCCGGTCGCGGTGTGACGGTGAATGCCGTCGCGCCCGGTTTCATCGCCACGCGGATGACCGACGACCATGTGCAGGGCGAGAACCGCGAACGGCTGGTGGCGGCTATTCCGCTCGGTCGCATCGGCGAGCCGCGCGACGTGGCGGACGCGGTCCGCTTCCTTTGCGGCCCCGGAGCTGCGTACATCACAGGTCAGGTCTTGCGCGTCAACGGTGGTCTGTATATGTAG
- the fabD gene encoding ACP S-malonyltransferase encodes MIAFVFPGQGAQQVGMGRALAERYPEAREIFERADEALGFSISRLCFEGPDDQLKLTANGQPAILTVSMAVHAVVRRELGVRPQIVAGHSLGEYSALVAAGALTLEDAVRLVHQRGRFMQDAVPAGQGGMAAVMGLEEAAVAELCAEAAGDEILAPANFNGGKQIVIAGHLGAVARGMALAKARGARAVPLKVSAPFHCPLMQPAADRLREALAAVAIHPLRVPLVTNVEAEVNQDHGRVAELLATQVTAPVRWEQSVQRLSALGVGWILELGPGKVLSGLIRRVCPEVAVDAVESPEQIEALREQRAAGLGVVAISGHADCWAAEASPS; translated from the coding sequence ATGATCGCCTTCGTATTTCCCGGACAGGGCGCCCAGCAGGTCGGGATGGGTCGCGCGCTGGCCGAGCGCTACCCTGAGGCTCGAGAGATCTTCGAGCGCGCCGACGAGGCGCTCGGCTTCTCGATTTCGCGGCTCTGCTTCGAGGGGCCGGACGATCAGCTCAAGCTGACGGCGAATGGCCAACCCGCCATCCTGACCGTGAGCATGGCCGTGCATGCTGTCGTGCGACGCGAGCTTGGCGTGCGGCCGCAGATCGTGGCTGGACACAGCCTCGGCGAGTACAGCGCGCTGGTCGCAGCGGGAGCCCTGACGCTCGAGGACGCCGTCAGACTGGTCCATCAGCGCGGGCGCTTCATGCAGGACGCGGTCCCCGCCGGGCAGGGGGGCATGGCCGCGGTGATGGGCCTGGAGGAGGCGGCGGTAGCCGAGCTCTGCGCCGAGGCTGCCGGGGACGAGATCCTGGCGCCAGCCAACTTCAACGGCGGGAAGCAGATCGTGATCGCCGGGCACCTCGGAGCTGTCGCGCGCGGGATGGCGCTGGCCAAGGCCCGGGGGGCGCGGGCAGTGCCGCTCAAGGTCAGCGCGCCCTTTCATTGCCCTTTGATGCAGCCGGCCGCGGACCGTTTGCGTGAGGCGCTGGCTGCGGTCGCGATTCACCCCTTGCGCGTACCGCTGGTGACCAACGTCGAGGCCGAGGTGAATCAGGACCACGGGCGGGTGGCCGAGCTGCTGGCGACGCAGGTCACCGCACCGGTTCGCTGGGAGCAATCGGTGCAGCGGCTGTCGGCGCTCGGGGTCGGTTGGATCCTGGAGCTCGGCCCCGGAAAGGTGCTGAGCGGGCTGATTCGCCGCGTCTGCCCCGAAGTGGCAGTGGATGCCGTGGAGAGTCCCGAGCAGATCGAGGCGCTGCGTGAGCAGCGTGCCGCTGGGTTGGGCGTGGTCGCAATCAGCGGTCATGCTGACTGCTGGGCGGCAGAGGCGAGTCCGTCATGA
- a CDS encoding ketoacyl-ACP synthase III, with translation MQAIRIAGVGRAVPERVLTNAELERMVDTTDQWIVERTGIRERRILPDDQATSDLAAAAARAACQQAELPVERLDALIVATITPDTQAPSTAVHLQHKLGLSQIPAFDISAACAGFVYGLGIAEAMLKAGRYGRVLVVGAEILSRVTDWTDRSTCVLFGDGAGAAVLTRAEPGQGQRLVDVSLGADGAHASQLEIPGGGSREPASLATIERRRHFVRMNGRQVFTQAVKSMSAAATTVLERNGRTTAEVDLVFAHQANMRIIEGISQRTGIPLERFFNNIEKYGNTSSASVPIAMSEAVEHGRLKRGDLVLLTALGAGVAWGSALLEW, from the coding sequence ATGCAAGCCATCCGCATAGCCGGCGTCGGGCGCGCCGTGCCCGAGCGCGTCCTGACCAACGCCGAATTGGAGCGGATGGTGGACACGACGGATCAGTGGATCGTCGAGCGCACCGGCATTCGCGAGCGGCGGATCCTTCCCGACGACCAGGCGACCTCGGATCTCGCGGCAGCGGCGGCGCGCGCGGCCTGCCAACAGGCTGAGCTGCCCGTCGAGCGACTCGACGCGCTGATCGTCGCGACGATCACGCCCGACACGCAGGCGCCCTCCACTGCGGTTCACCTGCAGCATAAGCTGGGGTTGTCGCAGATCCCGGCCTTCGATATCTCGGCCGCTTGCGCTGGTTTTGTCTACGGACTCGGCATCGCCGAGGCGATGCTGAAGGCCGGTCGTTACGGCCGGGTGCTGGTCGTCGGCGCCGAAATCCTTTCGCGCGTGACGGACTGGACCGATCGTTCGACCTGCGTCCTTTTCGGCGACGGCGCGGGGGCCGCGGTGCTGACGCGCGCCGAGCCAGGACAAGGGCAACGGCTCGTCGACGTCTCGCTTGGCGCCGACGGCGCGCATGCCTCCCAGCTCGAGATCCCGGGCGGCGGTAGCCGTGAGCCCGCGAGTCTGGCGACCATCGAGCGGCGGCGCCACTTCGTGCGGATGAACGGGCGGCAGGTCTTCACCCAGGCGGTGAAGAGCATGTCGGCTGCCGCGACCACCGTGCTCGAGCGCAACGGCCGCACGACGGCCGAGGTCGACCTCGTCTTCGCGCATCAGGCCAACATGCGCATCATCGAGGGCATCAGCCAGCGCACAGGAATACCGCTCGAGCGCTTCTTCAACAACATCGAGAAGTATGGCAATACATCGTCGGCCTCGGTGCCGATCGCGATGTCCGAGGCGGTCGAGCACGGTCGCCTCAAGCGCGGTGACCTGGTGCTCCTGACCGCGCTCGGAGCCGGCGTGGCCTGGGGGTCCGCCTTGCTGGAGTGGTAA
- the rpmF gene encoding 50S ribosomal protein L32, with protein MAVPKKRQSSSRSAKRRANHDRVAPANVAACPSCGEPRLAHRVCPSCGKYGGRVIIAQPEDEG; from the coding sequence ATGGCGGTCCCCAAGAAACGGCAGTCGAGCTCTCGGAGCGCCAAGCGGCGCGCCAACCATGATCGCGTCGCCCCGGCCAACGTGGCGGCGTGCCCGAGCTGTGGCGAGCCAAGGCTGGCACACCGCGTCTGTCCGTCCTGCGGAAAGTACGGCGGGCGCGTGATCATCGCGCAGCCGGAGGACGAGGGCTAG
- a CDS encoding MCE family protein — MKSLAPAIKVSATFLLAFAACYWVFMLLAKGGCGGEAQPFRLHAYFRDATLLVEKSRVQIAGLNVGHVVARELTVRPPRADLVAQQRFARIEVALKRGVLLYSNARIFKRSASLLGEFYLEIDPGTYEWIDEAGKRHVGEQLAIGDEIRFVVEASTAPIVVQQFGELLPIMRELLRDVQRFTHGPLQSIGENVNDGVAENRQAIKSVVDNLAVITRDVRKLAAGADRDFSGILENVRATTGALRAMIGDGKIDQDIRQSLGTLTKAAQKLDAALGNIQGLTGDLQEGKGNLGRLLKDDELVTGVEEVVRDAGSLVKSFTELQTVVGLRSEYNFEAGSIKTYVTIELWPRPDKFYLIELIDDPRGRRSASTTITRTDDPTRPGLTREDRVVLSDAFRLTFQFAKRIRFSAVETTFRFGIKESTGGIGLDVRLPGDRLQVWSDLYDFDANLSPRLKVVAAWEFLKRLYVVGGVDDAFNDRPRDGVGGGRDYLMGFQIRFNDEDLRQLLLFGGSALGNTAGR, encoded by the coding sequence GTGAAATCGCTCGCTCCCGCGATCAAGGTCAGCGCGACCTTCCTGCTGGCGTTCGCGGCCTGCTACTGGGTCTTCATGCTCTTGGCCAAGGGCGGCTGCGGCGGCGAGGCCCAGCCCTTCCGCCTGCACGCATACTTCCGCGATGCGACGTTGCTGGTCGAGAAGTCTCGCGTGCAGATCGCCGGGCTCAACGTCGGTCACGTCGTGGCGCGCGAGCTGACGGTGCGCCCACCGCGCGCGGATCTGGTGGCGCAACAGCGCTTTGCCCGCATCGAGGTCGCGCTCAAGCGCGGCGTGCTGCTCTACAGCAACGCGCGGATCTTCAAGCGCAGTGCGTCGCTGCTCGGGGAGTTCTACCTGGAGATCGATCCAGGGACCTATGAGTGGATCGACGAGGCGGGAAAGCGCCACGTCGGCGAACAGCTGGCTATCGGCGACGAGATCCGCTTCGTCGTCGAGGCCTCGACCGCGCCGATCGTGGTCCAGCAGTTCGGCGAGCTGCTGCCGATCATGCGCGAGCTGCTGCGCGACGTGCAGCGCTTCACGCACGGACCGCTGCAGTCGATCGGCGAGAACGTCAACGACGGCGTGGCGGAGAACCGTCAGGCGATCAAGTCGGTGGTCGACAACTTGGCGGTGATCACCCGCGACGTGCGCAAGCTCGCCGCCGGCGCCGATCGCGACTTCAGCGGCATCCTCGAGAACGTCCGGGCCACCACCGGGGCGCTGCGGGCCATGATCGGTGACGGCAAAATCGATCAGGACATCCGCCAGAGCCTGGGGACGCTGACGAAGGCGGCGCAGAAGCTCGATGCGGCCCTCGGCAACATCCAGGGGCTGACGGGCGACCTGCAGGAGGGGAAGGGCAACCTGGGTCGCCTGCTCAAGGATGATGAGCTGGTGACCGGCGTCGAGGAGGTGGTTCGCGACGCTGGCAGTTTGGTGAAGTCCTTTACCGAGCTGCAAACGGTCGTTGGGCTCCGCAGCGAGTACAACTTCGAGGCCGGATCGATCAAGACCTACGTCACGATCGAGCTCTGGCCGCGGCCCGATAAGTTCTATCTGATCGAGCTGATCGACGATCCGCGGGGCCGTCGGAGCGCGAGCACGACCATCACCCGCACGGACGATCCGACGCGGCCCGGCCTGACGCGGGAGGACCGCGTGGTGTTGAGCGATGCCTTTCGCCTGACCTTCCAATTCGCCAAGCGCATCCGCTTCTCGGCGGTCGAGACGACCTTCCGCTTCGGCATCAAGGAGAGCACGGGGGGCATCGGGCTCGATGTGCGCCTGCCCGGCGATCGGCTGCAGGTCTGGTCCGATCTCTACGACTTCGACGCCAACCTCTCTCCGCGGCTGAAGGTCGTGGCGGCCTGGGAGTTCCTCAAGCGGCTCTACGTGGTCGGCGGGGTCGACGATGCCTTCAACGACCGTCCGCGGGACGGGGTTGGCGGCGGGCGCGACTACCTGATGGGCTTCCAGATCCGCTTCAACGACGAGGACCTACGACAGCTCCTGCTCTTTGGCGGCAGCGCGCTGGGCAACACCGCGGGGCGGTAG